A single window of Acanthopagrus latus isolate v.2019 chromosome 1, fAcaLat1.1, whole genome shotgun sequence DNA harbors:
- the strn gene encoding striatin isoform X3, producing MLCSQAQIAFLQGERRGQENLKKDLVRRIKMLEYALKQERAKYHKLKYGTELNQGEIKPPNYDSDEGNDSEAPSPPNSSHQLSWKQGRQLLRQYLQEVGYTDTILDVKSQRVRALLGLTGDSGDKPSEKKAEPMVNGTEPSSLKDSGMVSKPDMSDSATVLEAFKFIESAAAEFSDEDEEEDSEGRDKTILDLAAMVRKKQSSTPSSTTSDLSDDPDTEEALKGFDFLASPDELDGSPPESRSGEDSGEWEKEEQSPLGELAWDVDQGLIAQLKEQYRKERKGKKGVKRPNRSKLQDMLANLRDAEELPSMQPPVTPPSRPAVPRLSEPEVGRPEDEAMTFLPSSGKSFILGRVDEAVSNELGLGELAGLTVANEADSLAYDITNNKDALRKTWNPKFTLRSHFDSVRSLAFHPVEPVLVTASEDHTLKLWNLQKTAPAKKCAALDVEPIYTFRAHSGAVLCVTMSSSGEQCFSGGVDGTIQSWNTPNPNVDPYDSYEPVVLRGALCGHTDSVWGLVYGPAHHRLLSCSADGTVRLWNAADTSPSLAVFNERGELGVPTSVDLVSSEPAHMVTSFTTGHIGLFNMETQQLVLKLESAGPPDAPCKINKVLSHPTLPITITAQEDRHIQFFDNNTGKLIHSMVAHLDSVTSLAVDPNGLYLMSGSHDCSIRLWNMESKTCIQEFTAHRKKFEESIHDVAFHPTKCYIGSAGADALAKVFV from the exons GGCGAAGTACCACAAGCTGAAGTACGGGACAGAACTGAACCAGGGAGAGATTAAACCTCCGAACTACGACTCAG atgaGGGGAATGACAGTGAGGCTCCCAGTCctccaaacagcagccatcAGCTCAGCTGGAAACAAGGACGCCAGCTGCTCAGACA GTACCTGCAGGAGGTCGGATACACAGACACCATCCTGGATGTGAAGTCTCAGAGAGTCAGAGCGCTGCTCGGCCTGACCGGAGACTCAGGAGACAAACCGTCAGAGAAGAAAGCCGAACCGATGGTGAACGGCACCGAACCGTCGTCACTGAAGGACAGCGGCATGGTCAG TAAACCCGACATGTCCGACTCGGCCACCGTGTTGGAGGCCTTCAAGTTCATCGAGAGCGCTGCAGCAGAGTTCAGTgacgaggatgaagaggaggacagcGAAGGACGGGACAAGACCATCCTGGACCTGGCTGCA ATGGTGAGGAAGAAGCAGTCGTCCACGCCGTCCTCCACGACCTCCGACCTCAGCGACGACCCCGACACAGAGGAGGCTCTGAAGGGTTTTGATTTCTTGGCGAGTCCGGACGAGCTGGATGGCTCGCCGCCTGAGTCCAGGAGTGGAGAGGACAGCGGAGAGTGGG AGAAGGAAGAGCAGTCTCCTCTGGGTGAGCTGGCCTGGGACGTGGACCAGGGACTGATAGCGCAGCTCAAGGAGCAGTACAGGAAGGAACGCAAGGGCAAGAAGGGGGTAAAGA ggccGAACCGGTCTAAGCTCCAGGACATGCTGGCTAACCTGCGGGATGCTGAGGAGCTTCCCTCCATGCAGCCGCCCGTGACGCCCCCCTCCCGCCCTGCTGTACCCAGACTCAGTGAGCCTGAAGTGGGGCGGCCTGAAGACG AGGCGATGACTTTCCTGCCGTCGTCTGGGAAGTCGTTCATCCTGGGCAGAGTGGACGAGGCAGTTTCTAACGAGCTCGGACTGGGAGAACTGGCCGGACTGACCGTGGCCAACGAGGCCGACAGCCTGGCGTACGAC ATCACCAATAACAAAGACGCTCTGAGGAAGACCTGGAACCCCAAGTTCACCCTGCGGAGCCACTTTGACTCGGTCCGGAGTCTGGCCTTCCACCCGGTGGAGCCCGTCCTGGTCACGGCCTCCGAGGATCACACCCTCAAACTGTGGAACCTCCAGAAGACGGCGCCCGCCAAGAA ATGTGCAGCTTTAGACGTGGAGCCCATCTACACCTTCAGAGCTCACAG CGGAGCGGTTCTGTGCGTCACCATGAGCTCCAGCGGGGAGCAGTGCTTCAGCGGCGGGGTGGACGGAACCATCCAGAGCTGGAACACCCCCAACCCCAACGTGGACCCCTACGACTCATATG agCCGGTGGTCCTGCGGGGGGCACTGTGCGGCCACACGGACTCGGTGTGGGGTCTGGTCTACGGCCCCGCCCACCAccgcctcctctcctgctcGGCTGACGGAACGGTCCGGCTGTGGAACGCCGCCGACACCTCGCCGTCTCTCGCTGTTTTCAACGAGAGAGGAG agctCGGCGTTCCCACCTCAGTGGACCTGGTGAGCAGCGAGCCGGCTCACATGGTGACGTCTTTCACCACCGGCCACATCGGACTCTTCAACATGGAGACGCAGCAGCTCGTCCTGAAGCTGGAGTCCGCCGGGCCGCCAG ACGCTCCCTGCAAGATCAACAAAGTGCTGAGTCATCCCACGCTGCCAATCACCATCACAGCTCAGGAGGACCGACACATCCAGTTCTTCGACAACAACACAG GTAAGCTGATCCACTCGATGGTCGCTCACCTGGACTCCGTCACGAGTCTCGCTGTGGATCCAAACGGACTGTACCTCATGTCTGGAA GTCACGACTGCTCGATCCGTCTGTGGAACATGGAGAGCAAGACATGCATCCAGGAGTTCACCGCTCACCGTAAGAAGTTCGAGGAGTCGATACACGACGTGGCGTTCCACCCAACCAAGTGCTACATCGGCAGCGCCGGGGCCGACGCGCTCGCTAAGGTCTTCGTATGA